In Haliaeetus albicilla chromosome 14, bHalAlb1.1, whole genome shotgun sequence, one genomic interval encodes:
- the LRRC17 gene encoding leucine-rich repeat-containing protein 17: MQVVTIILLLLLCKLSDCRRTRNRSLRNNERENILRKASSTVKRNARGLPCDIYSYLHEKYLDCQERKLIFVASDWPEDLKHMLLARNRIRKLKNNMFSKYKVLKSLDLQQNDISKIESEAFFGLNKLTTLLLQHNQIKSLSEEIFIYTPSLNYLRLYDNPWHCNCELETLVTMLQVPTNRNLGNYAKCVHPIELKNQKLKQIKAEQLCSEEDRQDPQNIRQEKPEAVKPEFDSSLCHMYVFPVPTLNCKRKDLKKVPGNIPPDIVKLDLSSNKIRQLRAKEFEDVSELKILNLNSNGIAYIDPAAFSGLNNLEELDLSNNSLQNFEYGVLEDLYFLKILWLRENPWRCDYNIHYLFYWLKHHYNVHYNGLECKMPEEYKGWSVGKYVRSYYEECPKDKLPIYPETFDLEKDDEEWERHKEQSAQTVKKHGVIVTVIG; this comes from the exons ATGCAAGTAGTTACTATTATACTACTACTTCTTCTTTGTAAACTGTCTGACTGTAGGAGGACAAGGAATAGGAGTTTGAGAAACAATGAAAGGGAAAACATCTTAAGGAAAGCATCTAGCACTGTTAAGCGCAATGCCCGAGGCCTACCATGTGATATATACAGTTATCTTCATGAGAAATACCTAGATtgtcaggaaagaaaattgatttttgtGGCATCTGATTGGCCAGAGGATTTAAAACACATGCTGCTAGCAAGAAACAGGATTCGTAAATTGAAGAATAATATGTTTTCCAAGTATAAAGTACTGAAAAGTCTGGATTTACAACAGAATGATATATCAAAAATTGAGAGCgaggctttttttggtttgaatAAACTTACCACACTCTTACTTCAGCATAACCAAATTAAGAGTTTATCTGAGGAGATCTTTATTTATACACCCAGTCTAAACTACCTACGTCTTTATGATAACCCCTGGCATTGCAACTGTGAACTAGAAACTCTTGTTACAATGCTACAGGTTCCAACAAACAGGAATTTGGGAAATTATGCCAAGTGTGTGCACCCAAtagaactgaaaaatcaaaagctAAAGCAGATAAAAGCTGAACAGCTATGTAGTGAAGAGGACAGGCAGGACCCCCAAAACATAAGACAGGAGAAGCCCGAAGCTGTCAAACCAGAATTTGATTCCTCTTTGTGCCACATGTATGTGTTTCCTGTACCAACTCtgaactgcaaaagaaaag atttaaaaaaagttccAGGTAACATACCTCCAGATATAGTTAAACTTGATTTGTCCAGCAACAAAATTAGACAACTACGAGCCAAAGAGTTTGAAGATGTCAGTGAACTGAAGATACTAAACCTAAACAGTAATGGAATAGCTTACATTGATCCTg CTGCTTTCTCAGGTCTCAATAACTTAGAGGAGCTGGATCTATCAAACAACAGCTTGCAGAATTTTGAATATGGAGTACTGGAAGATCTttactttctgaaaatactgtggCTGAGAGAGAATCCTTGGAGATGTGATTACAACATTCATTATCTTTTCTACTGGTTGAAGCATCACTACAATGTTCACTACAATGGCCTAGAATGTAAAATGCCTGAGGAATACAAAGGATGGTCTGTTGGAAAATATGTTCGAAGTTATTACGAGGAGTGCCCAAAAGACAAGCTGCCCATTTATCCAGAAACTTTTGATCTGGAAAAAGATGATGAGGAATGGGAACGACATAAAGAACAATCAGCTCAAACAGTAAAGAAGCACGGTGTAATTGTCACTGTGATAGGCTaa